From one Lotus japonicus ecotype B-129 chromosome 3, LjGifu_v1.2 genomic stretch:
- the LOC130747535 gene encoding GATA transcription factor 7-like encodes MEVAVAKALKPSLQTEFVFSQEIRNEILCLNANNVVVGEDFSVDDLLDFSNGKEMDDYEEEEEEEEEEKGSTVSGGSQDRIEEDSNSNSTAAGDYDSIFAGELAVPADDVAGLEWVSHFVDDSLPELSLLYPVRAEQTRARAEPEARPGSDRAPFPFRTKPRTTRTRKPIGHVWSFNPMGFSSMAPPLSGEGFRQPPMKKQKKKPEAQDHTGGPQFQRRCSHCQVQKTPQWRAGPLGPKTLCNACGVRFKSGRLFPEYRPACSPTFSGEIHSNSHRKVLEMRRRKETAEPVSGLDQARMVQSF; translated from the exons ATGGAAGTTGCGGTGGCGAAAGCGTTGAAACCGAGTCTTCAGACAGAGTTTGTTTTCTCCCAGGAAATTCGCAACGAGATTTTGTGCCTGAACGCAAACAACGTTGTTGTCGGTGAGGATTTTTCTGTCGATGATTTGCTTGACTTTTCCAATGGAAAAGAAATGGATGAttatgaagaggaggaagaggaagaggaagaagagaaaggtAGCACCGTCTCAGGAGGATCACAGGACCGAATAGAAGAAGATAGCAATTCCAATTCCACCGCCGCCGGTGACTATGACTCCATTTTTGCCGGCGAATTGGCGGTTCCG GCTGATGATGTGGCGGGCCTGGAGTGGGTTTCTCACTTTGTCGACGATTCTCTCCCAGAGCTTTCTCTTCTGTATCCTGTCCGGGCCGAGCAAACACGGGCCCGGGCCGAACCGGAAGCTAGACCAGGCTCAGACCGAGCCCCTTTCCCTTTCCGCACCAAGCCGAGAACTACCAGGACTCGAAAGCCCATTGGTCACGTGTGGTCGTTTAACCCCATGGGGTTTTCCTCGATGGCGCCACCTCTCTCCGGCGAGGGGTTCCGTCAGCCGCCgatgaagaagcagaagaaaaagCCCGAAGCCCAGGACCATACAGGTGGGCCTCAGTTTCAGCGAAGGTGCAGCCACTGCCAAGTGCAGAAAACACCCCAGTGGAGGGCCGGCCCGCTGGGCCCGAAAACACTATGCAATGCTTGCGGCGTCCGGTTCAAGTCCGGTCGGCTTTTTCCGGAGTATAGACCGGCCTGTAGCCCAACTTTCTCTGGTGAAATTCACTCTAACAGCCATCGCAAAGTGCTGGAGATGAGGAGAAGGAAGGAGACGGCTGAACCGGTTTCCGGTTTGGATCAGGCTCGAATGGTTCAGAGTTTTTGA